One genomic region from Magallana gigas chromosome 3, xbMagGiga1.1, whole genome shotgun sequence encodes:
- the LOC105332309 gene encoding glycolipid transfer protein, protein MTFFSKDNVKHFEVPGDDGKIDTLALLEAARGVVEMVSAFGKAFSPVKSDINGNIEKLQKKYEMNKELFITINAMLDDEFENKSTDLAKVGGLWLTRGLNFLRTFMQILIKEYREGSKEESMKHIINAAYEATLKKYHGFIVKKVFSGVSGFAPYRKDYLLKMALGKEGQEEQVIKDMEAYLDTMSPVIDVMSQLYKDKGLDTDEKV, encoded by the exons ATgacatttttcagtaaagacaACGTGAAGCATTTTGAAGTACCGGGTGACGACGGGAAAATAGACACTTTAGCACTGCTAGAGGCAGCCCGTGGTGTGGTGGAAATGGTCT CTGCCTTTGGAAAAGCTTTTTCCCCAGTTAAAAGTGACATAAATGGAAATATTGag AAATTGCAgaagaaatatgaaatgaataagGAGCTTTTCATAACTATTAATGCAATGTTGGATGATGAATTCGAAAACAAAAGTACAGATTTAGCTAAAGTAGGAGGACTTTGGTTGACAAG AGGGCTCAACTTTTTACGGACATTCATGCAGATTTTGATTAAGGAGTACAGAGAAGGAAGTAAAGAGGAGAGCATGAAACATATCATAAATGCTGCTTATGAGGCAACACTGAAGAAATACCATGGGTTCATTGTCAAGAAAGTATTCTCT GGAGTTTCAGGTTTTGCTCCATACAGGAAGGATTACTTACTGAAAATGGCACTTGGAAAGGAGGGACAAGAAGAACAG GTTATAAAAGATATGGAGGCCTATTTAGATACAATGTCCCCAGTGATTGATGTTATGAGCCAGCTATACAAGGACAAGGGACTTGATACAGACGAAAAAGTGTAA
- the LOC105332308 gene encoding dentin sialophosphoprotein, which translates to MDFVRRRLSQGGSSDEEGRSLSSSFSEGTSRFFTSMVAKKNGLINNLSNKLENVMKPASSPEDSDSESVSPAQTPSSNHSSYSNGSRNYRGEDFSTQPYRSKKKTERIGIPRRHSSSGYSDSSGNDEITTGNISFDEPLYSPTSKSTFSYDSKQETLPKTNCIRTEKVNNTDRVQSSSNVKDSCESDNKTEVDLPKTVPNEVIPMSKTSDDEGESKSKVVSPVEKSEKESNIDINGFKRAPKMKRRSSTVDEMLFDDYVPPPEEAEEDQDKFDESDDVNLNSKRKTLIPMGDLISFDDDQENESENRRKVPLNSEKFSPFTSVSSIDSSEYSVGNNHNGTDSTSESEYGGLPIKRSYSMGSENSWSSSFSIESQPDEQTLQCMEFMKTFVDQIFDSSREISQTDKAKFGELCQEVAGRQWFARYVNGQRVNNKRVTEQIFFRLMQYFAVVLFECGEAEDFTPAKSLMNMCFTFYYEGCHGKNFLYSFLRDQPIWQSLRFWNAAFFDAVQLERSKRPVCTSDDGDDLQKDDRQFQENITFGQLGTFTCNMRAFGLSRDLCLEFLRKQSTIANLKKEQVQMLKDNVDKTRES; encoded by the exons ATGGATTTTGTTCGCCGCCGACTTTCCCAGGGAGGAAGTAGTGATGAGGAGGGGCGATCACTGTCCTCAAGCTTCTCTGAAGGGACCTCACGGTTCTTCACCTCAATGGTCGCCAAAAAGAATGGCCTCATCAATAATCTCTCCAACAAACTGGAGAACGTGATGAAGCCTGCGTCAAGCCCCGAGGATTCCGATTCCGAGTCGGTGAGTCCCGCCCAGACACCTAGTTCCAACCACAGCTCGTACAGCAATGGAAGCCGCAATTACAGGGGAGAGGACTTTTCAACTCAGCCATATCGGTCCAAGAAAAAGACGGAGAGAATTGGCATTCCACGGCGGCACAGTTCCTCTGGCTACTCAGACAGCAGTGGAAATGATGAAATAACCACAGGAAATATCAGTTTTGATGAGCCATTGTACTCGCCTACATCCAAATCCACATTCTCTTACGATTCAAAACAGGAGACTTTGCCAAAAACAAACTGTATAAGGACTGAAAAGGTTAATAATACTGACCGAGTTCAAAGCAGTTCTAATGTCAAGGATAGTTGTGAAAGTGATAATAAGACAGAAGTAGATCTACCCAAGACAGTTCCCAATGAGGTCATACCAATGAGCAAGACGTCAGATGATGAAGGGGAAAGTAAATCAAAAGTTGTCTCCCCTGTtgagaaaagtgaaaaagagtCCAACATTGATATAAATGGATTTAAGAGAGCGCCCAAGATGAAACGGCGTTCAAGCACAGTAGACGAGATGCTGTTTGATGATTATGTTCCTCCACCAGAGGAAGCGGAGGAAGACCAGGACAAGTTTGATGAAAGTGATGATGTGAATTTGAACTCAAAGAGGAAGACACTGATTCCTATGGGAGACCTTATTTCTTTTGACGATGACCAAGAAAACGAATCAGAAAATCGACGCAAAGTTCCTCTCAACAGTGAAAAGTTCTCTCCCTTTACCAGTGTTTCAAGCATTGACAGTTCTGAGTACAGTGTAGGCAATAACCACAATGGGACAGATTCAACCTCGGAGTCGGAGTATGGGGGTTTGCCGATCAAACGCTCCTATTCGATGGGGTCCGAGAACTCATGGAGTTCATCCTTCAGCATCGAGAGCCAACCAGACGAACAGACTCTACAGTGTATGGAGTTCATGAAGACTTTTGTAGATCAGATATTTGATTCAAG CAGGGAGATCTCACAAACAGACAAGGCCAAGTTTGGAGAACTTTGTCAG gaGGTGGCCGGGAGGCAGTGGTTTGCACGTTACGTTAACGGACAG AGAGTAAATAACAAGAGGGTGACAGAACAGATCTTTTTCCGCCTGATGCAGTATTTCGCGGTGGTACTGTTTGAATGTGGGGAGGCAGAAGATTTCACACCAGCCAAATCACTCATGAACATGTGCTTCACTTTCTATTATGAAG GTTGCCATGGAAAGAACTTTCTGTACAGTTTCCTGAGAGACCAGCCTATCTGGCAGTCCTTACGGTTCTGGAACGCCGCTTTCTTTGATGCAGTGCAGCTGGAGAGATCCAAGAGACCTGTTTGTACAAG TGATGACGGGGATGATCTTCAGAAAGATGACAGACAGTTTCAGGAAAACATCACGTTTGGACAACTAGG GACGTTCACCTGCAATATGAGAGCCTttggcttgtccagggatctttGTTTAGAATTCCTACGGAAACAATCAACAATTGCCAATCTGAAAAAAG AGCAAGTACAGATGTTAAAAGACAACGTCGATAAAACTCGGGAATCTTAG
- the LOC105329955 gene encoding retinol-binding protein 4 encodes MIRSLVILYLSALGFLLPVLAQGTCVINDFEVQTNFVPEQFSGLWHLAGYNRMMRPVTRLPPRIAKITTRYVKSLYALGEDGRGTIRSTGQVTVTLRDGHNFTRCEDVDFSTHMEQGSRPVMDLIQTTGRRQGALTRSHIVETDYANYAVRYTCEHELPNGACAPNKDHLWILRKDSAQFSLTDSQIRGFMERLCISGAYIESPMGPQCPFEDNQK; translated from the exons ATGATACGGTCCCTGGTCATCCTCTACCTGTCCGCTCTTGGTTTCTTGCTCCCAGTCCTGGCGCAGGGGACATGCGTTATTAATGATTTTGAAGTGCAGACCAACTTTGTCCCAGAACAGTTTAGCGGGTTGTGGCACCTGGCGGGGTACAACCGAATGATGCGACCCGTTACTCGCCTACCCCCAAGGATTGCGAAAATCACCACGCGATACGTCAAGTCTCTGTATGCCCTGGGAGAAGATGGAAGAGGGACAATCAGAAGCA ctGGACAGGTGACGGTGACTTTGAGAGATGGCCACAACTTCACTCGGTGTGAGGACGTCGATTTTTCTACCCATATGGAACAAGGATCACGGCCTGTAATGGACCTCATTCAGACCACGGGACGACGACAGGGGGCCCTGACCAGGTCTCATATTGTAGAGACGGACTATGCCAATTACGCTGTCAGGTACACATGCGAGCACGAGCTGCCAAACGGCGCGTGCGCACCGAATAAGGACCATCTTTGGATTCTTCGCAAAGACAGTGCACAGTTTTCTCTCACAGACTCTCAAATTCGAGGCTTTATGGAGAGACTGTGCATCTCTGGTGCCTACATCGAGTCACCAATGGGACCCCAATGTCCTTTTGAAgataatcaaaaataa
- the LOC105329954 gene encoding retinol-binding protein 4-B: MKSGDFLAVVLYQLGIFSFVSLCQIKVADIKVKGDFVFENFTTSAWKTVKYNSFTPIEGITIYSTSDQKSQFGLKGDQPFVYNVARIGITPTRSVCYSDTGTVEFLDNNQAKMFLKYHNKKTGQTHQQNQWVLYTDYDNMAVVYACQKEQTDGTCHADHRYIWILAKKSTLTPEEEARANGIAASVCISGLKTVDHNQPCP; the protein is encoded by the exons ATGAAGTCCGGAGATTTCTTGGCTGTTGTGCTTTAccaattagggatttttagttTCGTTTCCTTGTGTCAAATCAAAGTGGCCGACATTAAGGTGAAGGGGGATTTCGTCTTTGAGAATTTCACAACTTCAGCGTGGAAAACCGTCAAGTATAACAGTTTCACCCCCATAGAAGGAATCACCATTTACTCGACCTCGGATCAAAAGAGTCAGTTTGGACTGAAAGGAGACCAGCCATTTGTTTACAATG TTGCTCGCATTGGCATCACCCCTACAAGAAGCGTGTGTTACTCAGATACTGGGACAGTCGAGTTCCTGGATAACAATCAGGCCAAAATGTTCCTGAAATACCACAATAAGAAGACCGGACAGACACACCAACAAAACCAGTGGGTTCTGTACACAGACTACGACAATATGGCGGTAGTGTACGCCTGCCAGAAGGAGCAGACGGACGGCACGTGCCATGCGGACCACCGCTACATCTGGATACTGGCTAAAAAGAGTACCCTCACCCCAGAGGAGGAAGCCCGGGCCAATGGAATAGCGGCGTCCGTGTGTATATCGGGCCTCAAGACTGTCGACCACAATCAGCCGTGTCCCTAA